From Halalkalicoccus sp. CG83, one genomic window encodes:
- a CDS encoding serpin family protein encodes MSSPSSRREVLSLSGALAGAALAGCLGEASPEDPEPSVSDETLSALVRANAAFALALHRELSAGSDEPNVFASPHSVSVAMAMLFAGARGETEREMAEAMRYELPQETLHPAIESLSGALDERAENADDLGLLDRLRGREATFDLSVTNALWGNEEYPYREAYLEALDDHYGAGLRQVDFTESEATRAEINDWVAGETNDRIEEVLPEGSIQPNTHLVVTNAIHLLADWATQFDPKDTAEGEFTAIDGTSTTTPMMRQKAEFPAALRDGISLVELPYVGEEVSMVVIVPDGRSVEFERFEADLTADRLDALLSDLETSEVEVVLPRFEFGFDAHLNAVLTGLGMERAFDLGRAEFGGMTDATVAIADVFHESYVAVDEAGTEAAAATAGSAADSAPPRVVADRPFLFLIRDRPTGAILFLGRIGDAGALA; translated from the coding sequence ATGTCCTCCCCGAGTTCTCGTCGGGAGGTGCTCTCACTCTCGGGCGCGCTGGCGGGGGCGGCGCTCGCGGGCTGTCTCGGCGAGGCGTCGCCCGAGGACCCCGAACCGAGCGTGAGCGACGAGACGCTCTCGGCGCTCGTCCGGGCGAACGCCGCGTTCGCACTGGCGCTCCACCGGGAGCTCTCCGCCGGGTCCGACGAACCGAACGTCTTCGCCTCGCCACACAGCGTCTCCGTGGCGATGGCGATGCTCTTCGCGGGCGCACGCGGCGAGACCGAACGCGAGATGGCCGAGGCGATGCGCTACGAGCTCCCACAGGAAACGCTTCATCCGGCGATCGAATCGCTCTCCGGGGCGCTCGACGAACGGGCCGAGAACGCCGACGACCTCGGACTCCTCGATCGGCTGCGTGGGCGCGAGGCGACCTTCGACCTCTCGGTCACGAACGCGCTGTGGGGGAACGAGGAGTACCCCTACCGCGAGGCGTACCTCGAGGCCTTGGACGACCACTACGGGGCCGGCCTTCGGCAGGTCGACTTCACCGAGTCCGAGGCGACGCGCGCGGAGATCAACGACTGGGTGGCCGGGGAGACGAACGATCGGATCGAGGAGGTCCTTCCTGAGGGGTCGATCCAGCCGAACACCCACCTGGTGGTGACGAACGCGATCCACCTCCTCGCCGACTGGGCGACGCAGTTCGACCCCAAGGACACCGCGGAGGGGGAGTTCACCGCCATCGACGGAACGAGTACCACCACACCGATGATGCGACAGAAGGCGGAGTTCCCCGCCGCCCTGAGGGACGGAATCTCGCTCGTCGAACTCCCCTACGTCGGCGAGGAGGTGAGCATGGTCGTGATCGTCCCCGACGGACGATCAGTGGAGTTCGAGCGATTCGAGGCCGATCTCACCGCGGACCGACTTGACGCGCTGCTCTCGGACCTCGAGACGAGCGAGGTCGAGGTCGTCCTTCCCCGCTTCGAGTTCGGGTTCGACGCCCACCTCAACGCAGTCCTCACCGGACTCGGTATGGAGCGTGCGTTCGATCTCGGCCGTGCGGAGTTCGGTGGGATGACCGACGCGACGGTGGCGATCGCCGATGTCTTCCACGAGAGCTACGTCGCCGTCGACGAGGCCGGCACGGAGGCCGCGGCGGCGACCGCCGGGAGCGCGGCGGACTCGGCGCCGCCCCGGGTGGTCGCGGATCGTCCCTTTCTCTTCCTGATCCGCGACCGGCCCACGGGCGCGATCCTCTTCCTCGGTCGGATCGGGGACGCCGGCGCGCTCGCGTGA
- the dnaK gene encoding molecular chaperone DnaK: MASNKILGIDLGTTNSAMAVMEGGDPEIIVNGEGDRTTPSVVAFTDDERLVGKPAKNQAIQNPERTIASIKRHMGEEDHTVEVDGEEYTPEQISAMILQKLKRDAEEYLGDEVERAVITVPAYFNDRQRQATKDAGEIAGFDVERIVNEPTAASMAYGLDDDSDQTVMVYDLGGGTFDVSVLDLGGGVYEVVATNGDNDLGGDDWDQAIIDHLAQEFQNDHGIDLREDRQALQRLKDAAEEAKIELSSRKEADINLPFITATDSGPVHLETSLTRAKFESLTSDLIERTVEPTQQALSDAGYSADEIDEVILVGGSTRMPQVQEKVEDLVGQEPKKNVNPDEAVALGAAIQAGVLGGEVDDIVLLDVTPLSLGIEVKGGLFERLIEKNTTIPTEESKVFTTAADNQTSVQVRVFQGEREIAEENELLGEFMLSGIPPAPAGTPQIEVSFNIDENGIVNVSAEDQGSGNKEDITIEGGAGLSDEQIEQMQEEAEQHAEEDEQRRERIEARNDAESSVQRARNLLEENEENVDDELVEEIEEEIENVEAVLEDEEAETEELKSATEELSKALQEIGKQMYQGAQEGAAGGAGGAGAGAGAGPGGMGDMGGAGGPGGAGAAGAGGQEGEYVDADFEDVDEGDDEEQ, from the coding sequence ATGGCGAGTAACAAGATTCTGGGAATCGACCTGGGAACGACGAACAGCGCCATGGCGGTCATGGAGGGGGGCGACCCCGAGATCATCGTCAACGGCGAGGGCGACCGGACGACGCCCTCGGTCGTCGCCTTCACCGACGACGAACGCCTCGTCGGGAAGCCGGCGAAGAACCAGGCGATCCAGAACCCCGAGCGCACGATCGCGTCGATCAAGCGCCACATGGGCGAGGAGGACCACACCGTCGAGGTCGACGGCGAGGAGTACACCCCCGAGCAGATCTCGGCGATGATCCTCCAGAAGCTCAAGCGCGACGCCGAGGAGTACCTCGGCGACGAGGTCGAGCGCGCGGTGATCACCGTTCCGGCGTACTTCAACGACCGCCAGCGCCAGGCGACGAAGGACGCCGGCGAGATCGCCGGCTTCGACGTCGAACGCATCGTCAACGAGCCCACCGCCGCCTCGATGGCTTACGGGCTCGACGACGACTCCGACCAGACGGTGATGGTCTACGACCTCGGCGGCGGCACGTTCGACGTTTCCGTACTGGATCTCGGCGGCGGCGTCTACGAGGTCGTCGCCACCAACGGCGACAACGACCTCGGCGGCGACGACTGGGACCAGGCGATCATCGACCACCTCGCCCAGGAGTTCCAGAACGACCACGGCATCGACCTACGCGAGGACCGTCAGGCGCTCCAGCGTCTGAAGGACGCGGCCGAGGAGGCGAAGATCGAGCTCTCCTCACGAAAGGAGGCCGACATCAACCTGCCCTTTATCACGGCGACCGACTCCGGCCCGGTCCACCTCGAGACCTCGCTCACCCGTGCGAAGTTCGAGTCGCTGACCTCGGATCTGATCGAACGGACCGTCGAGCCGACCCAGCAGGCGCTCTCGGACGCCGGTTACTCGGCCGACGAGATCGACGAGGTCATCCTCGTCGGCGGGTCGACGCGGATGCCCCAGGTCCAGGAGAAGGTCGAGGACCTCGTGGGCCAGGAGCCCAAGAAGAACGTCAACCCCGACGAGGCCGTCGCGCTGGGCGCGGCGATCCAGGCCGGCGTTCTGGGAGGGGAGGTCGACGACATCGTCCTGCTCGACGTGACGCCGCTCAGCCTCGGCATCGAGGTCAAGGGCGGCCTCTTCGAGCGGCTCATCGAGAAGAACACCACGATCCCGACCGAGGAGTCGAAGGTGTTCACCACCGCCGCGGACAACCAGACCTCCGTCCAGGTTCGCGTCTTCCAGGGCGAGCGCGAGATCGCCGAGGAGAACGAGCTGCTCGGCGAGTTCATGCTCTCGGGCATCCCGCCGGCGCCCGCGGGCACGCCCCAGATCGAGGTGAGCTTCAACATCGACGAGAACGGGATCGTCAACGTGAGCGCGGAGGACCAGGGCTCCGGTAACAAGGAGGACATCACCATCGAGGGCGGCGCCGGACTCTCCGACGAGCAGATCGAACAGATGCAGGAGGAAGCCGAACAGCACGCCGAAGAGGACGAGCAACGCCGCGAGCGCATCGAGGCGCGCAACGACGCCGAGAGCTCGGTCCAGCGCGCGCGCAACCTGCTCGAGGAGAACGAGGAGAACGTCGACGACGAGCTCGTCGAGGAGATCGAGGAGGAGATCGAGAACGTCGAGGCCGTCCTCGAGGACGAGGAGGCCGAAACCGAGGAGCTCAAGTCGGCGACCGAGGAGCTGAGCAAGGCACTTCAGGAGATCGGCAAGCAGATGTACCAGGGTGCCCAGGAGGGCGCCGCAGGTGGCGCCGGCGGAGCCGGCGCGGGTGCCGGTGCGGGCCCCGGCGGCATGGGCGACATGGGCGGCGCCGGCGGTCCCGGTGGCGCCGGAGCGGCCGGTGCGGGCGGCCAGGAAGGCGAGTACGTCGACGCCGACTTCGAGGACGTGGACGAAGGGGACGACGAGGAGCAGTAA
- a CDS encoding SDR family oxidoreductase, whose product MEVLIAGSHGGVGQRITDLLAASDHGVRAMVRDESQVNEMEGFGVEAVVADLTEDVSHAVEGCDAVIFAAGSSGEDVEGVDRDGAIRIIDEAEKQGADRFVMLSSINADRPEESPDALRDYLEAKLAADEHLQESDLTYTIVRPGALTDEPPTERIEAARRVERGEIAREDVARTLVAALETENTFGKTFEIVEGDEPIESALEGL is encoded by the coding sequence ATGGAAGTACTCATCGCGGGTTCGCACGGAGGGGTCGGACAGCGGATCACCGATCTGCTGGCCGCGAGCGACCACGGCGTCAGGGCGATGGTTCGCGACGAATCGCAGGTGAACGAGATGGAGGGGTTCGGCGTCGAGGCCGTCGTCGCGGACCTGACCGAGGACGTCTCGCACGCCGTCGAAGGCTGTGACGCGGTGATCTTCGCGGCGGGCTCGAGCGGCGAGGACGTCGAGGGGGTCGACCGCGACGGCGCGATCCGCATCATCGACGAGGCCGAGAAGCAGGGCGCCGATCGGTTCGTCATGCTCAGTTCGATCAACGCGGACAGACCCGAGGAGAGCCCCGACGCCCTTCGAGACTATCTCGAGGCGAAGTTGGCGGCCGACGAGCACCTTCAGGAGAGCGACCTGACCTACACGATCGTCCGCCCCGGGGCGTTGACCGACGAGCCCCCGACCGAGCGGATCGAGGCGGCCCGCCGGGTCGAACGCGGCGAGATCGCCCGGGAGGACGTCGCACGGACGCTGGTCGCTGCGCTCGAGACCGAGAACACGTTCGGAAAGACGTTCGAGATCGTCGAGGGCGACGAGCCGATCGAGTCCGCGCTGGAGGGTCTCTAG
- a CDS encoding nucleotide exchange factor GrpE has protein sequence MSNDEPGTVEEEVETERDAEEPADDRRPSEESDRIEADESGTADDRVETLETELEEREERIDELESRLKRTQADFQNYKKRAKKRQTQMEERATEELVERLLDVRDNLNRALQEESDDVEALREGVKMTLAEFDRVLDAENVREITPDEGSEVDPQRHEVMMRVESDRPEGAIDEVYTPGYEMGERVLRPAQVTVSDGSDGE, from the coding sequence ATGAGCAACGACGAGCCAGGGACCGTCGAGGAGGAGGTCGAGACCGAGAGGGACGCCGAGGAACCGGCGGACGATCGACGGCCGTCCGAGGAATCGGATCGGATCGAGGCGGACGAGAGCGGGACGGCGGACGACCGCGTCGAGACCCTCGAGACCGAGCTCGAGGAGCGCGAGGAACGAATCGACGAACTCGAATCCCGGCTCAAGCGCACGCAGGCGGACTTCCAGAACTACAAGAAGCGCGCGAAGAAGCGCCAGACGCAGATGGAGGAGCGCGCGACCGAGGAGCTCGTCGAGCGACTGCTCGACGTTCGGGACAACCTGAACCGGGCGCTCCAGGAGGAGTCCGACGACGTCGAAGCGCTTCGCGAGGGCGTGAAGATGACGCTCGCGGAGTTCGACCGCGTACTCGACGCCGAGAACGTCCGCGAGATCACGCCCGACGAGGGCAGCGAGGTCGACCCCCAGCGCCACGAGGTGATGATGCGCGTCGAGAGCGACCGACCCGAGGGCGCGATCGACGAGGTCTACACCCCCGGCTACGAGATGGGCGAGCGGGTGCTCCGCCCGGCGCAGGTCACCGTCAGCGACGGCTCCGACGGCGAGTAG
- a CDS encoding Rieske 2Fe-2S domain-containing protein — protein sequence MATSDDDFVRVATTADLEDDRTLVTTGGQSIAIFRHEGALHAVDNRCPHMGFPLARGSVEDGVLTCHWHHARFELSCGSTFDPFADDVPSYPVELRGDEIWVDPNPDADEPPAERWIGRLEDGLEEDLRLVLAKSIIGLDDAGVEPGQPLGIVAGFGARYRDEGWGPGMTILGAMANLLPALEPEDRRRALYVGAVRVADDCAGRPPRFVQDPLAGSEHDPARLERWFRECIEVRDRQGAERVLRSAIAADLPEERLVSMLVDAATDHRYLDTGHTMDFLNKACETLDHVGWERADELLPALVPGLASAQRSEERSSWRQPVDLAALLEETFEGLSDRLETGETVDEWSPDEGFEGTLLSEDPDAIVAALDGAIESGASAQELADRVARAAAIRVAQFSTGNEFRDWNTVHHTYTYANAVCGLARRTDGEGVYRAVYDGAIDVYLDRFLNTPPATIPEPREVDTAPEKLLDALLGTFDEEGEVNRAGRLVADYLDSGGDPDVLKRTLGGALLREDANFHTLQNVEAAFRGFDRDGPETGRIHLVATARYLAAHTPTRREREQTFTIASRLHRGEEIHESA from the coding sequence ATGGCAACATCCGACGATGACTTCGTACGCGTCGCCACGACCGCGGACCTCGAGGACGACCGGACGCTCGTCACCACCGGCGGTCAGTCGATCGCGATCTTCCGCCACGAGGGAGCGCTCCACGCGGTCGACAACCGCTGTCCGCACATGGGATTCCCGCTGGCGCGGGGATCGGTCGAGGACGGCGTTCTCACCTGTCACTGGCACCACGCTCGCTTCGAGCTCTCGTGTGGCAGCACGTTCGATCCCTTTGCCGACGACGTCCCCTCCTACCCGGTCGAGCTTCGCGGCGATGAGATCTGGGTCGATCCCAACCCCGACGCGGACGAACCGCCCGCGGAACGCTGGATCGGCAGGTTGGAGGACGGTCTCGAGGAGGACCTCCGGCTCGTGCTCGCGAAGTCGATAATCGGTCTGGACGACGCGGGCGTCGAGCCCGGACAGCCGTTGGGAATCGTCGCGGGGTTCGGCGCCCGGTATCGCGACGAGGGCTGGGGCCCCGGCATGACGATCCTCGGGGCGATGGCGAACCTGCTTCCCGCGCTTGAACCCGAAGACCGTCGCCGGGCGCTCTACGTCGGCGCCGTTCGGGTCGCCGACGACTGTGCGGGACGGCCGCCGCGGTTCGTTCAGGACCCCCTCGCCGGCTCGGAGCACGATCCGGCACGACTGGAACGCTGGTTCCGCGAGTGCATCGAGGTCCGCGACCGCCAGGGGGCAGAACGCGTCCTTCGGAGCGCGATCGCGGCCGACCTCCCCGAGGAGCGGCTCGTCTCGATGCTCGTCGACGCGGCCACCGATCACCGGTATCTCGATACCGGCCACACGATGGACTTCCTCAACAAGGCCTGCGAGACGCTCGATCACGTCGGCTGGGAGCGCGCCGACGAGCTGCTTCCCGCGCTCGTCCCGGGGCTCGCGAGCGCCCAGCGAAGCGAGGAGCGGTCATCGTGGCGCCAGCCGGTCGACCTGGCTGCGCTGCTCGAGGAGACGTTCGAGGGCCTTTCCGACCGACTTGAGACCGGTGAAACGGTGGACGAGTGGAGCCCGGACGAGGGGTTCGAGGGGACGCTGCTCTCCGAGGATCCCGACGCGATCGTCGCCGCGCTAGACGGCGCGATCGAGTCCGGGGCGAGCGCGCAGGAGCTCGCCGATCGGGTCGCGCGGGCCGCCGCGATCCGAGTCGCGCAGTTCTCGACGGGCAACGAGTTCCGCGACTGGAACACCGTCCACCACACCTACACCTACGCGAACGCGGTCTGCGGCCTCGCGCGGCGGACGGACGGCGAGGGCGTCTACCGAGCGGTCTACGACGGCGCGATCGACGTCTACCTCGATCGATTCCTGAACACGCCACCCGCGACGATCCCGGAGCCACGCGAGGTCGACACAGCGCCCGAGAAGCTGCTCGACGCGCTCCTCGGGACGTTCGACGAGGAGGGCGAGGTCAACAGGGCAGGCCGGCTCGTCGCCGACTACCTCGACTCCGGCGGCGATCCCGACGTGTTGAAGCGAACCCTGGGAGGCGCGCTGCTCCGAGAGGACGCGAACTTTCACACGCTCCAGAACGTCGAGGCCGCCTTCAGGGGGTTCGACCGTGACGGGCCCGAGACGGGGCGGATCCACCTCGTCGCCACGGCTCGGTATCTCGCCGCCCACACCCCCACCCGCAGGGAGCGAGAGCAGACGTTCACCATCGCCTCGCGCCTGCATCGCGGCGAGGAGATCCACGAGTCGGCCTGA